From Pantoea sp. Ep11b, the proteins below share one genomic window:
- the amiC gene encoding N-acetylmuramoyl-L-alanine amidase AmiC encodes MSDGNSHFSRRRFLQGTGALLLLSVSRTGLAAKNHIVAVRIWPSSTYSRMTLESSVALKYKQFALTNPDRLVIDIQGLHLNPVLKGVDKQVRVDDPFIKNARVGQFDSNTVRVVLELKRNVAPKIFNLAPVAGINHRLVVDLYPSQDHVEDDPLLALLKDYNQGDLEKDEGVQAPLPGKAGRDRPIIIMIDPGHGGEDPGAHGKYKTREKDIVLKIGRRLKALIDKQPNMKAYMTRNEDVFIPLRVRVAKARKQRADLFVSIHADAFTSRAARGSSVFALSTSGATSAAARFLAQTQNESDLIGGVSKSGDRYLDHTMFDMVQRQTIHDSLKFGKEVLHRMGRINHLHKRTVDQAGFAVLKAPDIPSILVETAFISNVEEERKLRTTRYQHQVAQAILDGIKAYVESGAALAHR; translated from the coding sequence ATGTCAGACGGTAATTCCCATTTTTCACGCAGACGATTCTTACAGGGGACAGGCGCCTTACTGCTGTTAAGCGTCAGCCGCACGGGGCTGGCGGCCAAAAACCACATTGTGGCCGTGCGGATCTGGCCCTCATCCACCTATTCACGGATGACGCTGGAGTCCAGCGTTGCACTGAAGTACAAACAGTTTGCCCTGACAAATCCCGATCGCCTGGTGATCGATATCCAGGGCCTGCACCTTAATCCGGTCCTGAAAGGGGTGGATAAGCAGGTCCGGGTCGACGATCCCTTTATCAAAAATGCCCGCGTCGGCCAGTTCGACAGCAACACGGTGCGCGTGGTACTGGAGCTGAAGCGCAACGTCGCGCCGAAAATCTTTAACCTGGCACCGGTCGCCGGGATCAATCACCGGCTGGTGGTTGACCTCTATCCGAGCCAGGATCATGTGGAAGATGATCCGCTGCTGGCGCTGCTGAAAGATTACAACCAGGGCGATCTGGAGAAAGATGAAGGGGTACAGGCTCCTCTGCCGGGCAAAGCGGGACGCGACCGGCCGATTATCATCATGATCGATCCCGGCCACGGCGGCGAAGATCCTGGCGCGCACGGCAAATATAAGACCCGCGAGAAGGATATTGTGCTGAAGATTGGCCGGCGACTGAAAGCGCTGATCGACAAACAGCCCAACATGAAAGCCTACATGACGCGCAACGAAGATGTCTTTATTCCGCTGCGGGTCAGGGTTGCCAAAGCCCGCAAGCAGCGCGCCGATCTTTTTGTCTCTATTCATGCGGATGCGTTTACCAGCCGCGCGGCGCGGGGATCCTCGGTGTTCGCCTTGTCCACCAGCGGGGCGACCTCCGCAGCCGCCCGCTTCCTGGCGCAGACGCAGAACGAATCAGACCTGATAGGCGGCGTCAGCAAAAGCGGTGACCGCTATCTCGACCACACCATGTTCGATATGGTGCAGCGGCAGACGATCCACGACAGCCTGAAGTTCGGTAAAGAGGTGCTGCATCGCATGGGGCGCATCAACCACCTGCATAAACGCACGGTGGATCAAGCCGGATTTGCGGTGCTCAAAGCGCCGGACATTCCTTCCATTCTGGTTGAAACGGCCTTTATCAGTAATGTGGAGGAGGAGCGTAAACTGCGAACCACCCGCTATCAGCATCAGGTAGCCCAGGCGATTCTGGATGGCATCAAAGCCTATGTAGAGAGTGGGGCGGCGCTGGCCCATCGGTAA